Proteins encoded by one window of Ictidomys tridecemlineatus isolate mIctTri1 chromosome 7, mIctTri1.hap1, whole genome shotgun sequence:
- the Stk16 gene encoding serine/threonine-protein kinase 16 isoform X3, producing the protein MGHALCVCSRGTVIIDNKRYLFIQKLGEGGFSYVDLVEGLHDGHFYALKRILCHEQQDREEAQREADMHRLFHHPNILRLVAYCLKERGAKHEAWLLLPFFKRGTLWNEIERLKDKGNFLTEDQILRLLLGICRGLEAIHTKGYAHRDLKPTNILLGDEGQPVLMDLGSMNQACIQVEGSRQALTLQDWAAQRCTISYRAPELFSVQSHCVIDERTDVWAFFSTSTAAGLHDDCGPAATPSHSSSPQSIGGNATPSSRPAHHSNLN; encoded by the exons ATGGGACACGCCCTGTGTGTCTGTTCTCGTGGAACTGTCATCATTGACAATAAGCGTTACCTCTTCATCCAGAAACTGGGGGAGGG TGGGTTCAGCTATGTGGACCTAGTGGAGGGGTTACATGACGGACACTTCTACGCCCTGAAGCGAATCCTGTGTCACGAGCAGCAGGACCGGGAGGAGGCTCAGCGGGAAGCAGACATGCATCGCCTCTTCCACCACCCCAACATTCTTCGCCTCGTGGCTTACTGTCTGAAAGAGCGGGGTGCTAAGCATGAGGCCTGGCTGCTGCTACCTTTCTTCAAG AGAGGTACGCTGTGGAATGAGATAGAAAGGCTGAAAGACAAAGGCAACTTCCTGACTGAGGATCAAATCCTTCGGCTGCTGTTGGGTATCTGCAGAGGCCTTGAGGCCATTCATACCAAAGGTTATGCCCACAG GGACCTGAAGCCCACCAATATCTTGCTTGGAGATGAGGGACAGCCAGTTTTAATGGACTTGGGTTCCATGAATCAAGCATGTATCCAAGTGGAGGGTTCCCGCCAGGCTCTGACCCTACAG GACTGGGCAGCCCAGCGGTGCACCATCTCCTACCGGGCCCCGGAGCTCTTCTCTGTGCAGAGCCACTGTGTCATCGATGAACGGACTGATGTCTGG GCATTCTTCAGCACTTCGACAGCTGCTGGCCTCCATGATGACTGTGGACCTGCAGCAACGCCCTCACATTCCTCTTCTCCTCAGTCAATTGGAGGCAATGCAACCCCCAGCTCCAGGCCAGCACACCACTCAAATCTGAACTAA
- the Stk16 gene encoding serine/threonine-protein kinase 16 isoform X1 gives MGHALCVCSRGTVIIDNKRYLFIQKLGEGGFSYVDLVEGLHDGHFYALKRILCHEQQDREEAQREADMHRLFHHPNILRLVAYCLKERGAKHEAWLLLPFFKRGTLWNEIERLKDKGNFLTEDQILRLLLGICRGLEAIHTKGYAHRDLKPTNILLGDEGQPVLMDLGSMNQACIQVEGSRQALTLQDWAAQRCTISYRAPELFSVQSHCVIDERTDVWSLGCVLYAMMFGEGPYDMVFQKGDSVALAVQNQLSIPQSPRHSSALRQLLASMMTVDLQQRPHIPLLLSQLEAMQPPAPGQHTTQI, from the exons ATGGGACACGCCCTGTGTGTCTGTTCTCGTGGAACTGTCATCATTGACAATAAGCGTTACCTCTTCATCCAGAAACTGGGGGAGGG TGGGTTCAGCTATGTGGACCTAGTGGAGGGGTTACATGACGGACACTTCTACGCCCTGAAGCGAATCCTGTGTCACGAGCAGCAGGACCGGGAGGAGGCTCAGCGGGAAGCAGACATGCATCGCCTCTTCCACCACCCCAACATTCTTCGCCTCGTGGCTTACTGTCTGAAAGAGCGGGGTGCTAAGCATGAGGCCTGGCTGCTGCTACCTTTCTTCAAG AGAGGTACGCTGTGGAATGAGATAGAAAGGCTGAAAGACAAAGGCAACTTCCTGACTGAGGATCAAATCCTTCGGCTGCTGTTGGGTATCTGCAGAGGCCTTGAGGCCATTCATACCAAAGGTTATGCCCACAG GGACCTGAAGCCCACCAATATCTTGCTTGGAGATGAGGGACAGCCAGTTTTAATGGACTTGGGTTCCATGAATCAAGCATGTATCCAAGTGGAGGGTTCCCGCCAGGCTCTGACCCTACAG GACTGGGCAGCCCAGCGGTGCACCATCTCCTACCGGGCCCCGGAGCTCTTCTCTGTGCAGAGCCACTGTGTCATCGATGAACGGACTGATGTCTGG TCCCTAGGTTGTGTGCTTTATGCCATGATGTTTGGGGAAGGCCCTTATGACATGGTGTTTCAGAAAGGTGACAGTGTGGCCCTTGCTGTGCAGAACCAACTCAGCATCCCACAAAGCCCCAG GCATTCTTCAGCACTTCGACAGCTGCTGGCCTCCATGATGACTGTGGACCTGCAGCAACGCCCTCACATTCCTCTTCTCCTCAGTCAATTGGAGGCAATGCAACCCCCAGCTCCAGGCCAGCACACCACTCAAATCTGA
- the Stk16 gene encoding serine/threonine-protein kinase 16 isoform X2 has protein sequence MGHALCVCSRGTVIIDNKRYLFIQKLGEGGFSYVDLVEGLHDGHFYALKRILCHEQQDREEAQREADMHRLFHHPNILRLVAYCLKERGAKHEAWLLLPFFKRGTLWNEIERLKDKGNFLTEDQILRLLLGICRGLEAIHTKGYAHRDLKPTNILLGDEGQPVLMDLGSMNQACIQVEGSRQALTLQSLGCVLYAMMFGEGPYDMVFQKGDSVALAVQNQLSIPQSPRHSSALRQLLASMMTVDLQQRPHIPLLLSQLEAMQPPAPGQHTTQI, from the exons ATGGGACACGCCCTGTGTGTCTGTTCTCGTGGAACTGTCATCATTGACAATAAGCGTTACCTCTTCATCCAGAAACTGGGGGAGGG TGGGTTCAGCTATGTGGACCTAGTGGAGGGGTTACATGACGGACACTTCTACGCCCTGAAGCGAATCCTGTGTCACGAGCAGCAGGACCGGGAGGAGGCTCAGCGGGAAGCAGACATGCATCGCCTCTTCCACCACCCCAACATTCTTCGCCTCGTGGCTTACTGTCTGAAAGAGCGGGGTGCTAAGCATGAGGCCTGGCTGCTGCTACCTTTCTTCAAG AGAGGTACGCTGTGGAATGAGATAGAAAGGCTGAAAGACAAAGGCAACTTCCTGACTGAGGATCAAATCCTTCGGCTGCTGTTGGGTATCTGCAGAGGCCTTGAGGCCATTCATACCAAAGGTTATGCCCACAG GGACCTGAAGCCCACCAATATCTTGCTTGGAGATGAGGGACAGCCAGTTTTAATGGACTTGGGTTCCATGAATCAAGCATGTATCCAAGTGGAGGGTTCCCGCCAGGCTCTGACCCTACAG TCCCTAGGTTGTGTGCTTTATGCCATGATGTTTGGGGAAGGCCCTTATGACATGGTGTTTCAGAAAGGTGACAGTGTGGCCCTTGCTGTGCAGAACCAACTCAGCATCCCACAAAGCCCCAG GCATTCTTCAGCACTTCGACAGCTGCTGGCCTCCATGATGACTGTGGACCTGCAGCAACGCCCTCACATTCCTCTTCTCCTCAGTCAATTGGAGGCAATGCAACCCCCAGCTCCAGGCCAGCACACCACTCAAATCTGA
- the Tuba4a gene encoding tubulin alpha-4A chain translates to MRECISVHVGQAGVQMGNACWELYCLEHGIQPDGQMPSDKTIGGGDDSFTTFFCETGAGKHVPRAVFVDLEPTVIDEIRNGPYRQLFHPEQLITGKEDAANNYARGHYTIGKEIIDPVLDRIRKLSDQCTGLQGFLVFHSFGGGTGSGFTSLLMERLSVDYGKKSKLEFSIYPAPQVSTAVVEPYNSILTTHTTLEHSDCAFMVDNEAIYDICRRNLDIERPTYTNLNRLISQIVSSITASLRFDGALNVDLTEFQTNLVPYPRIHFPLATYAPVISAEKAYHEQLSVAEITNACFEPANQMVKCDPRHGKYMACCLLYRGDVVPKDVNAAIAAIKTKRSIQFVDWCPTGFKVGINYQPPTVVPGGDLAKVQRAVCMLSNTTAIAEAWARLDHKFDLMYAKRAFVHWYVGEGMEEGEFSEAREDMAALEKDYEEVGIDSYEDEDEGEE, encoded by the exons CGTGAATGTATCTCAGTCCATGTGGGGCAAGCAGGTGTCCAGATGGGCAATGCCTGCTGGGAGCTCTACTGCCTGGAACATGGGATCCAGCCTGATGGCCAAATGCCCAGTGACAAGACTATTGGTGGAGGGGACGACTCCTTCACCACCTTCTTCTGTGAAACTGGTGCTGGAAAACATGTGCCCAGGGCCGTTTTTGTGGACCTGGAGCCGACTGTAATTG ATGAGATCCGAAATGGCCCATACCGACAGCTCTTCCACCCAGAGCAGCTCATCACTGGGAAAGAGGATGCTGCTAACAACTATGCCCGTGGTCACTACACCATTGGCAAGGAAATCATTGACCCTGTCCTAGACCGGATCCGCAAGCTG TCTGACCAGTGCACAGGACTTCAAGGCTTCCTGGTATTCCACAGCTTTGGAGGGGGCACCGGCTCTGGCTTCACCTCCCTCCTGATGGAGCGGCTCTCTGTGGACTATGGCAAGAAATCCAAGCTGGAGTTCTCCATCTACCCAGCTCCTCAGGTGTCCACAGCTGTGGTGGAGCCCTACAACTCCATCCTGACCACCCACACCACCCTGGAGCACTCTGACTGTGCCTTCATGGTGGACAACGAGGCCATCTATGACATCTGCCGCCGCAACCTAGACATCGAGCGCCCAACCTACACCAACCTCAACCGCCTCATCAGCCAAATCGTGTCCTCCATCACAGCTTCCCTGCGTTTTGATGGGGCCCTCAACGTGGACCTGACGGAGTTCCAGACCAACCTGGTGCCCTACCCGCGCATCCACTTCCCCCTGGCCACCTATGCGCCAGTCATCTCTGCAGAGAAGGCCTACCACGAGCAGCTGTCGGTGGCAGAAATCACCAATGCCTGCTTTGAGCCTGCCAACCAGATGGTGAAGTGTGACCCCCGGCATGGCAAGTACATGGCCTGCTGCCTGCTGTACCGTGGAGACGTGGTGCCCAAAGATGTGAATGCCGCCATTGCTGCCATCAAGACCAAGCGCAGCATCCAGTTTGTGGACTGGTGCCCCACAGGCTTCAAGGTTGGCATCAACTATCAGCCTCCCACTGTGGTGCCTGGGGGTGACCTGGCCAAGGTGCAGCGTGCTGTGTGCATGCTGAGCAACACGACCGCCATCGCCGAGGCCTGGGCCCGCCTGGACCACAAGTTCGACCTGATGTATGCCAAGAGGGCGTTTGTGCACTGGTATGTGGGTGAGGGCATGGAAGAGGGTGAGTTCTCTGAGGCTCGAGAGGATATGGCTGCCCTGGAGAAGGATTACGAGGAGGTGGGCATCGACTCCTATGAGGATGAGGATGAAGGAGAAGAATAG